The Elusimicrobiota bacterium genome window below encodes:
- a CDS encoding aminotransferase class I/II-fold pyridoxal phosphate-dependent enzyme, with product MSKIKPSDKLSALPPYLFSRINALKKEAYEKNLDVIDLGMGNPDLPTPNHIIDRLVDTVKNHPKTHRYPQAKGMPRFRKAVSNWMQNRFNISLDPESEILALVGSKEGVAHFCMSYLNPGDIALVSDPCYPVNFNGVILAGGQVHYIPLTAENKFLPDLSKIPASVAKKAKLFFLNYPNNPTSAVVEDKSFLYEVIDFVKKYDILLVYDNAYSELTFGGYVSPSIFEIPGAKDVAVEFHSFSKTFNMAGWRIGWVCGSKNLIGPLEKFKSFLDYGAPTFIQLAAAAALEGPQDCVREQAQIYERRMKKVVSELNKIGWPCEETKGTMYVWLKLLPKFEKMGSLAFAEKLIQEKGVVLAPGVGFGQHGEGYIRIALVTHDNRFHDMALRLKELLKQ from the coding sequence ATGAGCAAAATAAAACCATCTGATAAATTATCAGCTCTGCCGCCTTACCTTTTTTCAAGGATCAACGCGCTAAAAAAAGAAGCGTACGAAAAAAACCTTGATGTGATTGATTTGGGTATGGGAAACCCCGATCTTCCGACACCCAATCATATCATAGACAGGCTTGTTGACACGGTAAAAAATCATCCTAAAACGCACCGGTATCCGCAGGCGAAAGGCATGCCGAGATTTCGCAAAGCGGTTTCAAACTGGATGCAGAACCGTTTTAATATTTCTCTTGATCCGGAATCGGAGATTCTTGCTTTGGTGGGATCAAAAGAAGGTGTTGCCCACTTTTGCATGTCTTACCTAAATCCGGGAGATATAGCCTTGGTTTCAGATCCCTGTTATCCGGTAAATTTTAACGGCGTAATTTTGGCAGGCGGCCAAGTTCATTATATACCTTTAACCGCAGAAAATAAGTTTTTGCCGGATTTGTCTAAGATACCCGCTTCCGTGGCGAAGAAAGCAAAACTATTTTTCTTAAATTATCCTAACAACCCCACGTCTGCGGTGGTGGAAGATAAAAGTTTTTTGTATGAAGTTATAGATTTTGTAAAGAAATACGATATACTTTTGGTTTATGATAATGCCTATTCCGAGCTGACTTTCGGCGGCTATGTTTCGCCTTCAATATTTGAGATTCCAGGGGCAAAGGATGTCGCGGTAGAATTTCATTCATTTTCCAAAACGTTTAACATGGCCGGCTGGCGTATCGGCTGGGTATGCGGCTCAAAAAATCTTATAGGCCCTTTGGAAAAATTCAAATCGTTTCTTGATTACGGCGCGCCGACATTTATTCAGCTTGCCGCAGCAGCAGCGCTTGAAGGGCCTCAGGACTGTGTTAGGGAACAAGCTCAGATATATGAACGCAGAATGAAAAAGGTTGTAAGCGAGCTCAATAAAATCGGCTGGCCTTGCGAAGAAACAAAAGGCACGATGTATGTTTGGCTAAAGCTTCTTCCGAAATTTGAAAAAATGGGATCGCTTGCTTTTGCCGAAAAACTTATTCAGGAAAAAGGCGTGGTTTTAGCTCCCGGGGTAGGGTTCGGCCAGCACGGCGAAGGATATATTCGCATCGCGCTTGTCACTCACGATAACAGGTTTCATGATATGGCTTTAAGATTGAAGGAGTTATTAAAACAATGA
- a CDS encoding beta-ketoacyl-[acyl-carrier-protein] synthase family protein, translated as MIEVVVTGIGIVSPLGFGRERTWHALLNGHSAVAPDKEYPGILSARVPYLDIPNETRLLSFAFLSTAEALFDSGVDLSQIPAERVGCTVSTSKLNLYSENDIIGNFLQSNLGMQLKKIFGLGGPTQNISAACATGVNSIIMGVEWIKNGKCDVVIAGAAESSFHPLYVSGFKKMGVLSSKGVKPFDKKRDGFAMGEGAAVFVLENKKSAMLRCAKIYGKIAGYAMAEDVNSSVAFSEDGDSIIQAIKNALKSSKLKKVDYINAHGTATQHNDLVETKAIKKVFGKIAYKILVSSTKAATGHLLGASGAIETAFCLLAIRENSVPPTLNLNEPDKKLDLNYVPNRSRFGEINSCMSLSFGLGGQIGVIVVTR; from the coding sequence ATGATTGAAGTAGTAGTCACAGGTATCGGCATAGTTTCGCCTTTAGGTTTTGGGCGGGAAAGAACCTGGCATGCTCTTTTAAACGGCCATAGCGCGGTAGCGCCGGATAAAGAGTATCCGGGTATTTTGAGTGCCCGCGTGCCTTATCTTGATATCCCCAACGAAACGCGTCTTCTTTCATTTGCATTTCTTTCAACAGCCGAAGCTTTGTTTGATTCGGGTGTTGATCTTTCGCAGATTCCCGCAGAAAGAGTCGGTTGTACCGTAAGCACTTCAAAACTTAATCTTTATTCCGAAAATGACATAATCGGCAATTTTTTACAGTCTAACCTCGGAATGCAGCTAAAAAAAATATTCGGGCTTGGCGGCCCCACCCAAAACATTTCCGCAGCCTGCGCGACCGGAGTAAATTCTATAATTATGGGCGTCGAATGGATTAAAAACGGCAAGTGCGATGTTGTTATTGCCGGCGCGGCAGAATCTTCTTTTCATCCTCTGTATGTTTCAGGATTTAAAAAAATGGGGGTGCTTTCATCAAAAGGAGTAAAACCTTTTGATAAAAAAAGGGACGGTTTTGCGATGGGGGAAGGTGCCGCGGTTTTTGTGCTTGAAAACAAAAAGAGCGCGATGCTTCGCTGCGCAAAAATTTATGGAAAAATAGCGGGGTATGCAATGGCGGAAGATGTAAATAGTTCGGTTGCTTTTTCTGAAGACGGCGATTCAATAATTCAGGCAATAAAAAATGCTCTCAAATCCTCAAAGCTTAAAAAAGTAGATTATATCAACGCTCACGGAACCGCAACACAGCATAACGATCTGGTTGAAACTAAAGCGATAAAAAAAGTTTTCGGGAAAATTGCGTACAAAATACTGGTGTCATCCACTAAAGCGGCGACGGGGCACCTTTTAGGCGCATCCGGCGCAATAGAAACGGCTTTTTGCCTTTTAGCGATCAGAGAAAACTCGGTGCCTCCCACGCTAAACCTGAATGAACCGGACAAAAAACTTGACCTTAATTACGTGCCTAACCGCTCTAGATTCGGCGAGATAAATTCCTGCATGTCTTTATCGTTTGGTTTAGGCGGCCAAATAGGAGTTATCGTAGTTACTAGGTAA
- a CDS encoding HU family DNA-binding protein, producing MAGSGLAFARFREVDYMKKPDVVKQVSDLSGLNLGDANSAIKALIKVIQEALKKGDVISLSGLGSFRSKPRKARQGRNPKTGEIIPVPAGKKVSFKPTTTLRKLIQ from the coding sequence GTGGCGGGTTCCGGTCTTGCTTTTGCAAGATTTAGGGAGGTTGATTATATGAAGAAACCGGATGTAGTGAAACAAGTTTCAGACTTATCAGGACTTAATCTTGGCGACGCTAACAGCGCAATAAAAGCCCTGATAAAAGTTATTCAGGAAGCCTTAAAAAAGGGAGATGTAATTTCTCTTTCAGGCCTAGGTTCTTTCAGGTCAAAGCCAAGAAAAGCTCGTCAGGGAAGAAATCCGAAAACGGGAGAAATAATTCCTGTGCCTGCCGGCAAGAAAGTTTCTTTCAAGCCCACGACTACTTTGCGAAAATTAATTCAATAA
- a CDS encoding homoserine dehydrogenase: MKKIKIAIVGYGNVGKGVVKILENNKTQIEHRVGSPIELMAICDLFPIAEKAIYCKRYQDIIKREDIDIVVELIGGYEPARTIILESLKSGKNIVTANKAVIAKHWDEIFSTARRYKKLVYFEASVGGAIPVIQGLHEGLAANKVEKIMGILNGTTNYILSAMSKEGISFKEGLAKAKKFGFAEADPTLDVEGIDTANKLAILSSLAWSGWIKMDSIDTKGISSVTKDDVNFAKKFGYVIKLIGEASMGKNGLALSVGPCLISSTHAFANVNMEYNAVLIHGDASGDVMFYGKGSGQLPAASAVVSDIIFLARQIVNETAGKLPYVVADPSKKIKIMPKEKSSGTFYLRFSAKDIPGVLSKVSGILGRYNVSIASVYQEEPLSGLRKKVPTPIIILTHPTNHGNLDKALRMIDKLPIIKAKTVKFRIEN, from the coding sequence ATGAAAAAAATAAAAATTGCTATTGTCGGCTATGGAAACGTCGGGAAAGGCGTGGTGAAAATTCTTGAGAATAACAAAACTCAGATTGAGCATAGAGTTGGTTCTCCTATTGAATTAATGGCGATATGCGATTTGTTTCCAATAGCGGAAAAAGCAATTTACTGCAAAAGATATCAGGACATCATAAAAAGGGAGGACATAGATATTGTAGTTGAGCTTATCGGCGGGTACGAGCCTGCCCGCACAATAATATTGGAATCTCTAAAATCCGGTAAAAATATTGTTACGGCAAACAAGGCAGTTATTGCAAAACACTGGGACGAAATATTTTCTACAGCGCGAAGATACAAAAAGCTGGTTTATTTTGAGGCTTCGGTAGGCGGAGCCATTCCAGTTATTCAGGGGCTTCATGAAGGCCTTGCGGCAAATAAGGTTGAAAAAATAATGGGAATTTTAAACGGTACAACCAACTATATTTTAAGCGCTATGTCTAAAGAGGGCATAAGCTTTAAGGAAGGCCTTGCAAAAGCGAAAAAATTCGGTTTTGCTGAAGCAGACCCGACTTTGGACGTGGAAGGGATAGATACCGCAAATAAACTTGCCATACTTTCATCTTTGGCATGGTCCGGCTGGATAAAAATGGATTCCATAGATACCAAAGGGATTTCCAGCGTCACTAAAGATGATGTCAACTTTGCCAAAAAATTCGGCTATGTGATAAAACTTATAGGCGAAGCATCTATGGGAAAAAACGGTCTGGCTCTTTCGGTAGGCCCCTGCCTGATATCGTCTACCCATGCGTTTGCCAACGTCAATATGGAATATAACGCCGTGTTAATTCACGGTGATGCGTCCGGCGATGTTATGTTTTACGGGAAAGGCTCGGGACAGCTTCCCGCGGCAAGCGCCGTGGTTTCGGACATAATATTTTTAGCAAGGCAGATTGTTAACGAAACTGCCGGAAAACTTCCTTACGTGGTTGCTGACCCGTCTAAGAAAATTAAAATTATGCCGAAAGAAAAAAGCAGCGGAACCTTTTACTTAAGATTTTCTGCCAAGGATATTCCCGGCGTTTTATCCAAAGTTTCAGGGATATTGGGCCGTTATAATGTTTCAATAGCAAGCGTTTATCAGGAAGAACCGTTATCTGGCTTAAGAAAAAAAGTTCCTACCCCGATAATAATTCTTACTCATCCGACAAACCACGGCAATTTGGATAAGGCCTTACGAATGATTGATAAATTGCCTATCATTAAAGCAAAGACGGTAAAATTTAGGATAGAAAACTAG
- a CDS encoding NUDIX hydrolase, which yields MNLKEKLYKRNRIYSGKAVGFSADKITLPNGKIAIREFLEHPGAIAVLPFLKNGKIILVKQYRYPIKKITYEIPAGKLDKGENPVKCVQRELEEETGFKAGKIKKMFSFWPTSAFSNEIIHIYSAKDLRLAKKNPDDDEFIEHIEIPFKKALQWVKSGKIRDSKTVIALLFWQ from the coding sequence ATGAATCTCAAGGAAAAACTATACAAACGAAACCGAATATATTCGGGAAAAGCTGTGGGTTTTTCCGCGGACAAAATTACGCTTCCTAACGGAAAAATTGCAATCCGGGAATTTCTAGAACATCCCGGCGCAATCGCTGTACTGCCATTTTTAAAAAATGGGAAAATAATACTTGTTAAACAGTATCGTTATCCGATAAAAAAAATAACTTACGAAATTCCTGCCGGTAAATTGGATAAAGGCGAAAATCCGGTTAAGTGCGTTCAGCGGGAATTGGAAGAGGAAACGGGTTTTAAGGCAGGAAAAATAAAAAAAATGTTTTCATTTTGGCCAACATCTGCTTTTTCCAACGAGATTATCCATATTTATTCGGCAAAAGATTTAAGGTTAGCCAAGAAAAATCCTGATGACGACGAATTTATTGAGCATATTGAAATACCTTTCAAAAAAGCGCTCCAGTGGGTGAAGTCAGGCAAAATACGCGATTCTAAAACCGTGATCGCACTATTGTTTTGGCAATAA
- the bioF gene encoding 8-amino-7-oxononanoate synthase, whose translation MEELQKELEYAKAKGLFREMKIISSAPEKEIVFNGKKYLNFSSNNYLNLATDPEVKKAAIEAIQKYGAGGTSSRLVAGTLDIHLQLEQKLASFKHTQSALVFPTGFQTNAGVISTLVKDGDCIIMDRLNHASLWDGAKLSGARIFIYQHKDLNALEKVLKRASEYRRRLIVTDTVFSMDGDLAPLKEIVTLAKKYNAWTFVDEAHATGIFGKNGSGLCEYFGVEKDVDVIMGTLSKALGSQGGFVCGKKELIDYLVNFCRSFIYTTSLSPSSCAAALKSIELIEKDPERRRNLLDRAKNLRKGLNDKGFDTGASESQIIPLMAGSVEKAMALSKKFFENGIFAPAIRPPTVPENECRIRFSLMSSHSDEDLDKLLNVL comes from the coding sequence ATGGAAGAATTACAGAAAGAACTAGAATATGCGAAAGCCAAAGGGCTTTTCCGGGAGATGAAGATTATTTCTTCAGCTCCTGAAAAAGAAATAGTATTTAACGGTAAAAAATATCTAAACTTTTCATCAAACAACTACCTTAATCTTGCCACTGATCCCGAAGTAAAAAAAGCCGCAATAGAAGCCATACAAAAATACGGAGCCGGGGGTACCTCTTCCCGTCTTGTTGCAGGAACTTTAGATATTCATTTACAGCTCGAACAAAAACTAGCCTCATTTAAACATACTCAATCCGCGCTGGTTTTTCCGACCGGATTTCAAACAAATGCTGGTGTAATTTCCACTCTTGTTAAAGACGGCGACTGCATTATTATGGACAGGCTCAATCACGCATCGCTTTGGGATGGAGCAAAACTTTCCGGCGCAAGAATATTTATTTACCAGCATAAAGATTTAAATGCTTTAGAAAAAGTCTTAAAACGGGCAAGCGAATACCGCCGCAGACTCATTGTTACCGATACGGTGTTTTCTATGGACGGCGACCTTGCTCCGCTTAAAGAAATTGTAACACTTGCAAAAAAGTATAATGCCTGGACTTTTGTTGATGAAGCCCATGCAACCGGAATATTCGGGAAAAACGGTTCCGGCCTTTGCGAGTATTTCGGCGTGGAAAAAGATGTTGATGTTATTATGGGCACACTTTCAAAAGCATTGGGTTCTCAAGGCGGTTTCGTTTGCGGTAAAAAAGAACTTATTGATTATCTCGTTAACTTTTGCCGATCGTTTATTTATACTACCTCGCTTTCGCCGTCGTCATGCGCGGCAGCTTTAAAATCTATTGAATTAATTGAAAAAGATCCGGAAAGAAGAAGAAATCTGCTTGATCGCGCCAAAAATTTGAGAAAAGGATTGAATGATAAAGGTTTTGATACCGGCGCATCAGAAAGCCAGATTATTCCTTTGATGGCGGGGTCAGTTGAAAAAGCGATGGCGCTTTCAAAAAAATTCTTTGAAAACGGAATATTTGCGCCGGCAATAAGGCCTCCGACAGTGCCGGAAAACGAATGCCGGATAAGATTTTCTTTAATGAGTTCTCATTCTGACGAAGATCTGGACAAGCTTTTAAATGTGCTATGA
- a CDS encoding SDR family NAD(P)-dependent oxidoreductase translates to MGKVALITGASRGIGRKLAVSFAFAGYFVVINYLSNKEKAKETLSIIEKFNGKGLLLQADVSDPASVKEMFSKITEHEKQIDVVINNAGITRDHTIMKMSFEEWDEVIKTNLYGTFNVIKESAKIMAKNSGGSIINIESISAFQGSFGAVNYSASKGGIISLTKAAARELGRFNIRVNAVLPGFHLTDLGQKAPEHIKEKIKADNVLGVTTDIQELSEFVLLLAKTKTVSGQIFNWDSRII, encoded by the coding sequence ATGGGCAAGGTAGCATTGATTACCGGTGCGTCGCGCGGGATAGGAAGAAAGCTGGCCGTTTCTTTTGCTTTTGCAGGATATTTTGTTGTAATTAATTATCTTTCTAACAAGGAGAAAGCAAAAGAAACATTATCCATAATAGAAAAATTCAACGGCAAAGGGCTTTTACTTCAAGCAGACGTGTCTGATCCAGCTTCAGTAAAAGAAATGTTTTCAAAAATAACTGAACATGAAAAACAAATTGATGTCGTAATAAACAATGCAGGAATTACCCGCGATCACACTATAATGAAAATGTCTTTTGAAGAATGGGACGAGGTAATTAAAACAAACCTTTACGGCACATTTAATGTAATTAAAGAGTCCGCAAAAATCATGGCAAAAAATAGCGGGGGATCGATCATAAATATTGAATCAATCTCTGCGTTTCAAGGATCTTTCGGCGCAGTCAACTATTCTGCGTCAAAAGGCGGAATAATTTCTCTTACAAAAGCGGCAGCGCGGGAACTTGGCCGGTTCAACATTCGGGTAAACGCAGTTTTGCCGGGATTTCATTTAACTGACCTGGGCCAAAAAGCGCCGGAGCATATTAAAGAAAAAATAAAAGCTGATAATGTTTTAGGTGTTACAACCGATATTCAGGAATTAAGCGAATTCGTGCTCTTGCTTGCGAAAACGAAAACGGTATCGGGCCAGATTTTTAACTGGGATTCCAGGATAATATAA
- the bioB gene encoding biotin synthase BioB produces MINLEDIYSKIINDNYRITETEARKIWSSDLSLLLETADKIRKHFKGNEIKLCSIINAKSGNCPENCKFCAQSLHNKAVIEKYPLVDQKKVEEAFESSKRNRASCFGIITSGKRVTEEEIDRICEMAQGLNGTKTDVSVSLGMLSTASLKKIKESGINKIHHNLETAESYFPSICTTHSYLDRLSTVKKAKEMGFEICSGGIFGIGELPEQRIELAFALRKLDVDSIPLNFLNPIKGTRLEKAKPLSQEEILRTIAIFRFILPDKDIKVCGGREVNLKDSQSKIFYAGANGMMVGGYLTTDGRPVEEDIKMIEDQGFTIQA; encoded by the coding sequence GTGATAAATCTGGAAGATATTTATTCAAAAATTATCAACGATAATTACAGGATTACCGAGACGGAAGCGCGGAAAATCTGGTCTTCGGATCTATCTCTGCTTCTTGAAACGGCGGATAAAATCCGGAAGCATTTCAAGGGGAACGAAATAAAACTTTGCAGCATAATAAATGCGAAATCCGGCAACTGCCCTGAAAACTGCAAGTTTTGCGCCCAGTCTCTTCATAATAAAGCAGTAATTGAAAAATATCCTTTGGTAGACCAAAAAAAGGTTGAAGAAGCTTTTGAATCTTCAAAGAGAAACCGAGCTTCGTGTTTTGGTATTATTACAAGCGGCAAAAGGGTTACAGAAGAAGAGATTGACCGTATTTGCGAAATGGCCCAGGGGCTGAACGGCACAAAAACTGATGTAAGCGTTTCTTTAGGGATGCTTAGCACGGCATCATTAAAGAAAATAAAAGAATCTGGAATAAATAAAATTCATCACAACCTTGAAACAGCCGAAAGTTATTTTCCGAGCATTTGCACCACTCATTCATATTTAGACCGGTTAAGCACGGTCAAAAAAGCAAAAGAAATGGGTTTTGAAATTTGCAGCGGCGGAATATTCGGTATCGGTGAACTTCCCGAACAAAGAATTGAGCTTGCTTTTGCCCTTCGCAAATTGGACGTTGATTCTATCCCTTTAAATTTCTTAAATCCTATTAAAGGAACAAGGCTTGAAAAAGCAAAACCGCTTTCTCAGGAAGAAATCCTAAGAACCATTGCAATTTTTAGATTTATTTTGCCTGATAAAGACATAAAGGTCTGCGGCGGAAGAGAAGTTAATTTAAAAGATTCCCAATCTAAGATTTTTTACGCTGGAGCTAACGGAATGATGGTAGGAGGATACCTTACGACCGACGGCCGGCCGGTTGAAGAAGATATTAAAATGATTGAAGATCAGGGATTTACGATTCAAGCATGA